In Shewanella psychrotolerans, the genomic stretch CTGAATGCTCAATCGCTTTTAAAAAAAGACTCAAACGTTCATCGGTTTCGTAAGCGCGTTGAGTCGCTAATGTCAATGCGAGCTGATCTGCAACTTGAGCTACGATATCAAGCTCACTCTCAGACCACGACCTTGGCGTGCTCGACTCTAGAAACAGCACGCCCTCAAGGTGTCCATTAATACGAATAGCGACATCGAGAGAACTGTTTATCTGCTTGGGGTAGAAATAGCACTCAAAAAGCGCTTTAACGCGAATATCTTCATTGACATCTGCAACATCAATTATCCGATGTTGTTTTAGGTCTGTTAGGTATTGAGAGCAAAATCGCGGTTTGGGACGAATAACATCGATGGCGTTTCCCGAATGGGCAACCTGTTCAATTGTATTGGCATCGATAGACAAAATACACACACCAACATAGTCGACAACAAGCTCCTCACTCAGCAAATTTATCGCTAGCGTGGCAGTCTCATTGAATTTTCCTTCTTGCTTCTCTACCGAATTAACGATCGACTCTAGCAAGTGTTGATATTTGCGTTTTACCATAAATCCCTACAACCAACAGCCTAAAAGTCGCTGTCGAGGTAAAAACGCTCTAAAACAGAGCATTTAATATGTTTATCCACACATTTTTTGTTTTAAATAAGTGGCTATCGGCAATTCTATAGGAATAATTAACTGATTAGCAACAAGTTTAACGCGATAAGATCACAGGTTGTTTTGTAACTGAAAAATCATTTTTTCTGCGCTAAATGCAAATGTTAACGATAATTGCTGGCCATCCACTATATCGACAATTTCAGCTTGAACAGCATCAAACCTTACCTTGGCTGCATTAGCTAATGATTCGACCTCAGCAAGAGCATCCGCGCCATGTTTCTCTATCACGAGCACAGTATCGTGTTCATCTATGACAGCACCGATATCAGCGTAACTGCCGCAATCTGTACATGTATCATTCACCAGTGCTGATTGCCCTTTTTCAATATTTTTCATAATTCACAACTGCCTTGTATTCAAAAACGGTAATTATAGTGACTTTAATATTTTAGTTCGAGATGTAGCTCTAAACTATGCCAAAATCTCTGCCATTGCGCGCTGAGCAACCAATTGGTCGCCAAAGTGTAAATAGTCACCGATCATCGCTTGAGGTTCAATCAGGCCTCGATAACGAGATCGTGTCACCTGATCGCAATTAGCAAGCACTTTACTCATCTCAAGTGAATCACTTCCCCTTATCACTAAGGCTTCGGGTTTTAGGTACTGGTGTAGATGAAAATTAGTCAGGCCTGCCGAGTGAAACTGAGGACTATTATCAACAACGGCCTCTTCCACCATATTGGCAACTAAGGGCTGCTCCTCCGCAAGTTCAAATTTATCTCTTAACTGGCATTTGCTCTCTTCCGTCGGTGATTGAAGATGAAACTGCGCCATATCACGCGCATCAATCGATAACATAGCCAACAACAAGCCAAACTCTCCCCGTCTGTCTGAAGTGACAGCTTGGTTAAGTCGGGTGCCTAAATTGGCTTCATTGATTAATAACTGATTGGTTCGCATAAAAAAACAACAATAAAACAACTCGTTGTAATTTAATCGACCGCTTGAAGCATAACTTTAATAAAAAGTTCAATAATGCTCTTTACAGCGGCCGAGTTTGTGACTACTATTGCCGCCGCAATTGAGGAGGGGTTCCCGAGTGGCCAAAGGGATCAGACTGTAAATCTGACGGCTCAGCCTTCGAAGGTTCGAATCCTTCTCCCTCCACCATTTGCGCACAATTTGATAAAGAAATATTTGTGGAGGGGTTCCCGAGTGGCCAAAGGGATCAGACTGTAAATCTGACGGCTCAGCCTTCGAAGGTTCGAATCCTTCTCCCTCCACCATCTTTATTTCTTAATTAAATAGTGACATGTTGTAAAAGCTGTAAAATGTAAAAGTGACATATGTGGAGGGGTTCCCGAGTGGCCAAAGGGATCAGACTGTAAATCTGACGGCTCAGCCTTCGAAGGTTCGAATCCTTCTCCCTCCACCATCTCACATAACGTCTCTATTCCACCCAACACCATTTTATATAGCACCACTTCATAATCCCGCTGCACTGCTGGTGCAACACCTTAGTCCCCAAAGTAATCTCATGCTCAGGTTTGATCTCTGAAGTATCAAATTCCGCTATTTGGGCCTTACACTTAACTTTATGCTGGTTTGCCAAACTCGTCAGCACTCTAGTAAAATTTTATGCCCACCTCATATTCGCTTTTAAAACCATCAATCAATATTTCGTACGACTTCCGTTAGCATTTATAGTTATAATTCATCGCTAAATTTTATATCACTACTGAAGGCAGGCATCTCATCTGTAATGGCTTGTCTGGGACCAATAACAGGAGAGCGAATGGAACGTTTATGGGTTAACCAAGCCATCGAAAAAATTGAAGCCGATTATCAACGCAGCGCCGACACCCATTTAATTAAACTCGATATACCTTGTTTAAAAGATATTGATATTTATCTCAAAGATGAGAGTACCCACCCTACCGGCAGTCTCAAACATCGTTTAGCACGCTCACTCTTCCTATATGCACTCTGTAACGGATGGGTCAAACAGGGGACTCCTATTATTGAGTCCTCATCAGGCAGTACGGCAGTATCAGAAGCCTACTTCGCTCGTCTCTTAGGTCTGCCCTTTATTGCCGTAATGCCAAAGACAACAGCTAAAAAGAAAATTCAGCAAATAGAATTTTATGGGGGTGAATGCCATTTCGTCGACCACTCCAGCGAGATCTACGCCGAATCCCAACGACTGGCCGACGAACTGTCAGGTCACTATATGGATCAATTCACCTATGCCGAACGCGCAACAGATTGGCGAGGCAATAATAATATTGCCAATTCGATATTTGACCAGATGAAACGGGAACCGCACCCAGTTCCAAGCTGGATTGTGATGAGTCCTGGCACAGGAGGCACCTCCGCTACCATAGGTAGATATATCCGTTATCAACGAGAAGAAACCAAATTATGCGTCGTCGATCCAGAGAACTCGGTTTTCTACGATTATTATCACAGTCTAGATCCAAGCGTCACCTGTTGTAATGGTAGTAAAATTGAAGGAATTGGTCGTCCAAGAGCAGAACCCTCATTTATCGCAGGCGTTGTCGACCATATGGTAAAAGTTGAAGATGCTGCCTCGATCGCGACTATCTATTGGCTGGAGCAGCTTATCGGGCGTAA encodes the following:
- a CDS encoding VC2046/SO_2500 family protein, with product MRTNQLLINEANLGTRLNQAVTSDRRGEFGLLLAMLSIDARDMAQFHLQSPTEESKCQLRDKFELAEEQPLVANMVEEAVVDNSPQFHSAGLTNFHLHQYLKPEALVIRGSDSLEMSKVLANCDQVTRSRYRGLIEPQAMIGDYLHFGDQLVAQRAMAEILA
- a CDS encoding DUF406 family protein gives rise to the protein MKNIEKGQSALVNDTCTDCGSYADIGAVIDEHDTVLVIEKHGADALAEVESLANAAKVRFDAVQAEIVDIVDGQQLSLTFAFSAEKMIFQLQNNL
- a CDS encoding PLP-dependent cysteine synthase family protein yields the protein MERLWVNQAIEKIEADYQRSADTHLIKLDIPCLKDIDIYLKDESTHPTGSLKHRLARSLFLYALCNGWVKQGTPIIESSSGSTAVSEAYFARLLGLPFIAVMPKTTAKKKIQQIEFYGGECHFVDHSSEIYAESQRLADELSGHYMDQFTYAERATDWRGNNNIANSIFDQMKREPHPVPSWIVMSPGTGGTSATIGRYIRYQREETKLCVVDPENSVFYDYYHSLDPSVTCCNGSKIEGIGRPRAEPSFIAGVVDHMVKVEDAASIATIYWLEQLIGRKAGPSTGTNLYGALQLATQMQQENQKGSIVTLLCDGGERYLDTYYDEVWINDNIGDIGKYQTRLERFNQTGLLD